A genomic segment from Methanolobus zinderi encodes:
- a CDS encoding DHH family phosphoesterase, protein MSEKCQECDGKGYRVVGSNKCPECKGAGKSKSIDLMKLSEKDVDSFLKNGSDCNRCGGSGEIETREDCTVCSGKGAFYKCKICGNAIADLYNGEEVCAGCAKKQIVYKIDDSCDINEMEVGKYYHSTVRNLADFGVFVDLNSSLRGLIHSSNLKEELKVGEPVIVGVKEIRPKGKLDLVPVKIKEYQTVELEKGLPLKLASEASDLVGMNVRMEGEVIQVKQTAGPTIFTIADESGQISAAAFESAGERAYPHIGSDMIVSATGEITSRGDSVQLEIRSLKKVSGAKEDEILKRIEAALDRRAEPYTVDFMVESEVLEKLRPAMMKVAKEIRKAVIKSIPILLRHHADADGMTAALAIEKAILPLIREVNGQDGEYYFYKRAPSKAPFYETTDVVRDISFALEDMARHGQKMPLVVSVDNGSTLEDVPAMRQARVYGIEMIVVDHHHPDEEVDEFLKAHVNPAHVGGDFGMTAGMLCTEVARMINPDVEDLIKHLPAVAAVGDRSEAEEAKDYIDMVSDRYSLQDLKDMALALDFEAYWLKFNNGKGILDDILDFGDTKVHKNLVKLLCEQANEMIDEQIDVCMAHVKTQTLANGALLNVLDVENYAHKFTFPPPGKTSGEVHDRLCKRFEGKPVITLGFGPDFAVIRSRGVRMNIPKMVKELHEEVKGGGVNGGGHLVVGSIKFVEGMRTEVLSKLAEKVGAVEVD, encoded by the coding sequence ATGAGCGAAAAATGTCAGGAGTGCGACGGGAAAGGTTACAGGGTCGTCGGCTCAAATAAATGTCCCGAGTGCAAAGGAGCGGGAAAATCAAAATCCATTGATCTTATGAAGCTTTCCGAGAAAGACGTGGACAGCTTTCTCAAAAACGGTTCGGACTGCAACCGCTGTGGCGGATCAGGTGAGATTGAAACAAGAGAAGACTGTACAGTGTGTTCCGGAAAAGGTGCATTTTATAAGTGTAAGATATGCGGGAATGCAATAGCAGACCTGTATAACGGAGAAGAGGTATGTGCAGGCTGTGCTAAAAAGCAGATAGTATACAAGATAGATGATTCCTGCGACATCAATGAGATGGAAGTAGGAAAATATTATCATTCAACAGTCAGGAACCTGGCGGACTTCGGAGTTTTCGTAGACCTGAACTCCAGTCTCAGGGGACTCATCCATTCCAGCAACCTGAAAGAGGAACTCAAAGTCGGTGAGCCGGTGATCGTAGGGGTCAAGGAGATCAGACCGAAAGGCAAACTGGACCTTGTACCTGTGAAGATAAAAGAATACCAGACTGTAGAGCTGGAAAAAGGCCTTCCTCTTAAGCTTGCATCCGAGGCGTCAGATCTTGTGGGAATGAATGTTAGGATGGAAGGAGAAGTAATACAGGTCAAGCAAACCGCGGGTCCGACGATCTTCACCATAGCCGATGAGAGCGGACAGATATCCGCCGCTGCCTTTGAGAGTGCAGGGGAGAGAGCTTACCCACATATCGGCTCGGATATGATAGTCTCCGCCACAGGTGAGATCACCTCCCGTGGCGATAGCGTTCAGCTTGAGATCAGAAGTCTTAAGAAAGTGAGTGGTGCAAAGGAAGACGAGATATTAAAGCGTATAGAGGCTGCCCTTGACAGAAGAGCTGAGCCTTACACTGTTGATTTCATGGTGGAGAGCGAGGTTCTTGAGAAGCTCAGGCCAGCCATGATGAAGGTTGCCAAGGAGATACGCAAGGCGGTGATCAAGTCAATACCCATACTGCTCCGACACCATGCTGATGCCGACGGAATGACCGCTGCCCTGGCGATCGAGAAGGCTATATTACCATTGATACGCGAGGTCAATGGCCAGGACGGAGAGTACTATTTCTACAAGAGAGCTCCTTCCAAGGCACCATTCTACGAGACCACAGATGTTGTGCGTGACATCAGTTTCGCACTTGAGGACATGGCACGTCACGGCCAGAAGATGCCACTTGTTGTCAGCGTGGATAACGGCTCAACCCTTGAGGACGTGCCTGCCATGAGACAGGCAAGGGTATACGGTATTGAAATGATAGTCGTGGATCACCATCATCCGGATGAGGAAGTCGATGAATTCCTCAAAGCACATGTGAATCCCGCACACGTCGGCGGTGACTTCGGTATGACAGCAGGAATGCTGTGCACTGAGGTCGCACGTATGATCAATCCGGATGTAGAGGACCTTATCAAGCATCTTCCAGCGGTTGCGGCAGTAGGAGACCGTTCCGAAGCGGAAGAAGCAAAGGATTACATAGACATGGTCTCTGACAGATACTCCCTGCAGGACCTGAAGGATATGGCACTTGCACTTGATTTTGAAGCATACTGGCTCAAGTTCAACAATGGTAAGGGAATACTTGATGATATCCTCGATTTCGGTGACACAAAGGTACACAAAAATCTTGTGAAACTGTTATGCGAGCAGGCAAACGAGATGATCGACGAACAGATAGACGTCTGCATGGCCCATGTCAAGACACAGACACTTGCAAACGGAGCACTCCTGAATGTGCTTGATGTGGAAAACTATGCCCACAAGTTCACATTCCCGCCACCGGGCAAGACATCGGGAGAAGTCCATGACCGCCTCTGCAAAAGATTCGAAGGCAAGCCAGTGATAACACTTGGTTTTGGTCCGGACTTTGCAGTGATACGTTCCAGAGGTGTGAGGATGAACATCCCGAAGATGGTAAAGGAACTCCACGAGGAAGTAAAAGGCGGAGGAGTCAACGGAGGAGGACACCTTGTGGTAGGCAGTATCAAATTCGTTGAAGGAATGCGTACCGAAGTACTGTCCAAGCTTGCAGAAAAAGTAGGAGCCGTAGAAGTGGATTAA
- a CDS encoding orotate phosphoribosyltransferase-like protein, which produces MKNIDKLIQKAEELQANGLVTRQIADELNVSRDTVTWLLTRSRKEEVPPAPKDISVNWSNIGKSAFRLRHIGIALCDMVVDTMSKTDVEADLIVGIGLSGVPLASLMADELELGLSVYHAYNEQNDETQNRGAFSRNFAGIDGKSCIIVDDVITTGSTMKDVIKHLRSAGAKPIAVAVLVDKSGSETISDVPVNSLVRIVRVD; this is translated from the coding sequence ATGAAGAATATTGATAAATTGATCCAGAAAGCCGAGGAGTTGCAGGCGAACGGGCTTGTTACCAGGCAGATCGCAGATGAACTGAATGTTTCCAGAGATACGGTTACATGGCTTTTGACCCGTTCCAGGAAGGAAGAGGTCCCTCCTGCTCCCAAGGACATTTCAGTAAACTGGAGCAACATAGGGAAAAGTGCTTTCAGGCTCCGCCATATAGGTATCGCCCTCTGTGACATGGTAGTTGATACTATGAGCAAAACAGATGTGGAAGCAGACCTGATTGTGGGTATTGGCCTGAGTGGTGTTCCGCTTGCAAGCCTTATGGCAGATGAGCTGGAACTCGGACTTTCCGTCTATCATGCATATAACGAACAGAATGATGAAACTCAGAACAGGGGCGCCTTCAGCAGGAACTTTGCAGGTATCGATGGCAAGAGCTGTATCATTGTGGATGATGTCATCACAACCGGAAGCACAATGAAAGACGTGATCAAGCACCTGAGAAGCGCCGGTGCAAAGCCAATTGCGGTTGCGGTCCTTGTTGACAAGAGCGGCTCGGAGACAATATCCGATGTACCTGTGAACTCACTGGTACGTATAGTAAGGGTTGACTGA
- a CDS encoding NOB1 family endonuclease, which produces MMVHYIADSAVFIMGKDIDPGTIITVSSVVEELRSSEASLRFELAREGGTRVELPDPLIRKKVLEIAEGTRDVEELSSTDIDILSKALEYKDDAVLLTDDYAVQNVAHVLGIEVMPVAQKKIRDVLQWQKECTGCHRRFDKGDVCPVCGCTLKKRRKRKI; this is translated from the coding sequence ATGATGGTTCACTATATAGCCGACTCAGCAGTCTTTATAATGGGGAAGGATATCGACCCGGGAACGATCATAACGGTCAGCTCCGTTGTTGAGGAGCTCAGAAGTTCCGAGGCTTCCCTGAGGTTCGAACTTGCCCGCGAAGGAGGCACCAGGGTGGAATTACCAGATCCTCTCATACGCAAAAAGGTGCTTGAAATAGCCGAAGGGACGCGGGATGTCGAGGAACTGTCTTCAACGGATATAGATATACTTTCCAAGGCACTCGAGTACAAAGATGACGCCGTGCTGCTCACGGATGATTATGCAGTGCAGAACGTGGCACATGTGCTGGGTATTGAGGTTATGCCTGTGGCCCAGAAAAAGATACGCGACGTACTCCAGTGGCAGAAGGAATGCACCGGATGTCACAGGCGCTTTGATAAGGGAGATGTCTGTCCGGTCTGCGGCTGCACCCTGAAAAAAAGGCGTAAAAGAAAAATATAA
- a CDS encoding RAD55 family ATPase, whose translation MVIMNRLSTGISRFDKKLQGGYPEGESILITGEPGTGKTIMGIQFLHQACSQGKKCMMIATEETPEKILLHAKLLGFDLKPFFESNLLLIMRILEMRASYTGISSESLGDTSMHMEDLTNLTHLIADDVEAVVIDNIGTFSIGDEVRLFRDKLETIAYFLSSQKITSLLMIDGTAHELTHRIAEYSTYGTIRLLTKENPYTGKMERFMHIPKMRGTKISLDPIVYDISDEGIKLSTSQGKKD comes from the coding sequence ATGGTTATAATGAACAGATTATCCACAGGTATATCCAGATTTGATAAAAAATTACAGGGCGGCTACCCGGAAGGAGAATCAATCCTCATAACCGGGGAACCCGGTACCGGTAAGACCATCATGGGAATCCAGTTTTTGCACCAGGCATGTTCTCAAGGCAAGAAGTGTATGATGATAGCCACAGAGGAAACACCTGAAAAGATACTGCTCCACGCTAAATTGCTGGGGTTTGATCTGAAACCCTTCTTTGAAAGCAATCTGTTATTGATAATGCGCATACTGGAAATGAGGGCTTCCTATACCGGAATATCATCCGAGAGTTTAGGTGATACAAGCATGCACATGGAAGATCTTACAAACCTCACCCACCTGATAGCGGATGATGTCGAGGCAGTGGTTATCGACAACATAGGTACCTTTTCAATAGGAGACGAGGTTCGCCTGTTCAGGGATAAGCTTGAAACAATAGCATATTTCCTCTCATCACAGAAGATCACATCATTGCTGATGATAGACGGAACTGCCCATGAGCTCACCCACAGGATAGCCGAGTATTCCACCTATGGGACCATAAGACTGCTGACAAAGGAAAATCCCTATACGGGAAAAATGGAGCGCTTCATGCATATACCCAAGATGAGAGGAACGAAGATCTCACTGGATCCCATTGTTTATGATATCAGCGACGAAGGTATCAAATTATCCACATCTCAGGGCAAAAAAGATTAA
- a CDS encoding NAD+ synthase yields MDIEKARDIIVDFIRERTKEAGVKGAVVGISGGIDSALTAYLTVEALGKENVLGIHLPELKLTPAEDVLDATEIAERLGIEFKTIDISGPLVSYMEAIPDSGQSFNHANGNLKARIRMSILYYYANIMGRMVMGTGNKTEILLGYFTKYGDGGVDLEPIGDLYKTEVREMANMVGVPADIIDKAPSAGLWEGQTDEDELGISYELVDRFLGLLLEGESPQMAQNTLGLTAQQRDSVVSRIHTNLHKQKAPPAADLDSLRGSYITV; encoded by the coding sequence ATGGACATCGAAAAAGCCAGGGATATTATTGTTGATTTTATCAGGGAAAGAACAAAAGAAGCAGGAGTAAAGGGAGCTGTTGTCGGGATCAGCGGAGGGATCGATTCGGCCCTGACAGCATACCTCACAGTGGAGGCCCTTGGAAAGGAAAATGTGCTGGGGATCCATCTGCCCGAACTCAAGCTCACGCCTGCAGAAGATGTCCTGGATGCTACCGAGATAGCCGAACGCCTTGGGATCGAGTTCAAGACCATTGATATTTCAGGGCCTCTGGTATCCTACATGGAAGCCATACCTGACAGCGGACAATCCTTCAATCATGCCAACGGTAATCTAAAGGCAAGGATACGTATGTCAATACTCTATTACTACGCCAATATCATGGGAAGGATGGTAATGGGTACAGGTAATAAGACCGAGATACTGCTTGGCTACTTCACAAAGTACGGTGACGGAGGAGTTGACCTGGAACCAATTGGCGATCTCTACAAAACAGAAGTAAGAGAGATGGCAAACATGGTGGGAGTGCCTGCGGATATCATCGACAAAGCCCCATCCGCCGGACTCTGGGAAGGACAGACCGACGAGGACGAACTTGGTATCAGTTACGAACTTGTTGACAGGTTCCTGGGGCTCCTGCTTGAAGGAGAAAGTCCGCAGATGGCACAGAACACCTTGGGACTGACAGCCCAGCAAAGGGATTCCGTGGTCTCAAGGATCCACACGAACCTGCATAAACAGAAAGCTCCACCTGCTGCAGACCTGGATTCACTGAGAGGATCCTACATCACAGTATAA
- a CDS encoding tRNA(Ile)(2)-agmatinylcytidine synthase → MTRDTIKMVIGIDDTDSREGMCTTYLGALLADEISAFGEHVGDPLLIRLNPTIPYKTRGNASVAICVRCRNPGKVIDHVVSRIESLSIMECENTNPGVVFVLESDFEVVKKELRSFFRRAVRDVIGIDEAKDLADKLSLKFRAFKNGRGLIGALAACGAMLNPGWDHTYEYLAYRKKEVWGSRRSVDSGSLYEADDCTYPETWDSVDRENNVVVCVPRSPDPVLYGIRGNSKHAVKKAAQMVRSEDIERSCIYKTNQGTDMHLVRAAGVDGVEAMHSYILEGTVENAADTIQGGHSIFVLKDDSGQSIDCAAFEPTKNFRDVVRELLPGDRVVVYGSVMDNTLNIEKMKVLSLAEKLEKRNPGCPSCGKRMKSAGADQGYRCKKCGTSANEAETVRRERNIEAGFYEVPPCARRHLAKPLVRFTDSENTLFPAR, encoded by the coding sequence ATGACCCGCGATACGATAAAAATGGTTATCGGAATAGATGACACGGATTCCAGGGAAGGTATGTGCACAACATATCTAGGAGCTCTGCTTGCAGATGAGATATCGGCATTCGGAGAGCATGTAGGCGACCCCCTGCTCATACGTCTGAACCCCACGATTCCCTATAAGACCAGAGGAAACGCTTCGGTTGCTATCTGTGTGAGATGCCGGAACCCCGGGAAGGTGATCGATCATGTGGTATCAAGAATCGAATCTCTTTCCATAATGGAATGTGAGAACACAAATCCGGGCGTTGTTTTTGTACTTGAGAGCGATTTTGAAGTGGTCAAAAAGGAACTTCGCAGCTTTTTCAGACGGGCTGTAAGGGATGTTATCGGTATAGACGAGGCAAAGGACCTTGCAGACAAACTTTCTCTCAAGTTCAGGGCTTTTAAGAACGGAAGAGGCCTGATAGGTGCGCTTGCAGCCTGCGGGGCAATGCTCAATCCCGGATGGGATCACACCTATGAGTATCTTGCATACAGGAAAAAGGAAGTCTGGGGCAGCAGGCGCTCTGTTGATTCCGGATCCCTGTACGAGGCCGACGATTGCACATATCCGGAAACATGGGACTCTGTGGACAGGGAGAACAATGTTGTGGTTTGTGTGCCCCGATCCCCTGACCCTGTACTTTACGGTATCAGGGGAAATAGTAAACATGCGGTGAAAAAGGCAGCGCAAATGGTCCGTTCCGAGGATATTGAGCGCTCATGTATTTATAAAACAAATCAGGGAACAGATATGCACCTTGTCCGGGCAGCAGGGGTAGATGGTGTGGAAGCAATGCACTCATATATTCTGGAAGGAACAGTTGAGAATGCTGCAGATACTATTCAGGGCGGACATTCCATCTTCGTATTGAAAGATGATTCTGGACAGAGCATTGATTGTGCGGCCTTTGAGCCGACAAAGAATTTCAGGGATGTAGTACGTGAACTGCTTCCCGGTGACCGGGTTGTTGTTTACGGCAGTGTTATGGACAATACTCTGAACATCGAGAAGATGAAGGTACTCTCACTTGCGGAGAAACTGGAAAAAAGAAATCCCGGATGCCCTTCCTGTGGCAAGAGGATGAAATCCGCAGGTGCGGATCAGGGATACCGCTGTAAAAAATGCGGAACAAGCGCAAACGAAGCTGAAACCGTCCGCCGGGAGAGAAACATAGAAGCGGGGTTCTATGAAGTACCGCCCTGCGCCAGAAGACACCTTGCAAAACCCCTTGTGAGGTTTACAGATTCGGAGAATACACTTTTTCCTGCAAGGTGA
- a CDS encoding sensor histidine kinase — MDLKTSGRKKIFSKTISLFLLMGLLFWVFDSIVDYLFFYDNNFSNLLLLDVPGHEIYVRSSFLLIMLILGVLSSKMIYEHNLTLQENETRFRKAVENFPFSIALIDQKADPVYFNKKFTETFGYTDEDIPTMEKWWELAYPDEEYRKEVYSSWMDSCRSVIRGEKLCRSEWKVSCKDGSVKNIEFHFTKTDGDQGMLIFNDVTSKKEAEKALFLDESRLEALLELNNMIDSNIREITLFALEEAVKLTRSKIGYIGFLSEDESIITMHSWSRNAMQTCEIKDRPIEYRVADTGIWGEPIRQRKPIIINDFSADHPLKKGYPEGHVSISSHLGVPVFDNDNIVVIAGVGNKEGDYDSSDVRQITLLMKGMWNIVKKKRDDDKFREYAEELARKNKELESLDIMKNEFLSNLTHELKTPLISIKGYAELLHEGQLGSLNNSQSKSVGNIVMSAEKLHKRIDSLLCMQNVQSGNIQYDIDVIHVSDVLEKVLYETNLFQGDSLPEIKRNFPASLPFVLGNLNYIEMVFSHLLENAVKFTPVSGEITVSAYPKNGCLHVVFKDTGIGIPKERMPDLFRRFYQVDGSMTRKYGGNGVGLYLCKSIVEGHGGTIRLESEPDTGTQVEVILPVMKPTDTY, encoded by the coding sequence TTGGATCTAAAAACATCCGGAAGGAAAAAGATATTCTCAAAGACCATTTCACTTTTCCTGCTCATGGGCCTGCTTTTCTGGGTATTCGATTCCATTGTTGATTATCTTTTCTTCTACGATAACAATTTCAGCAATCTGCTGTTATTGGATGTACCGGGCCATGAGATCTATGTCCGCTCTTCTTTCCTGCTTATTATGCTCATTCTGGGTGTTCTTAGCTCAAAAATGATATATGAGCATAACCTGACCCTGCAGGAGAACGAAACACGTTTCAGAAAAGCTGTCGAAAACTTTCCCTTTTCCATTGCTCTTATTGATCAGAAAGCAGATCCTGTATATTTCAACAAAAAATTCACTGAAACCTTCGGATACACAGATGAGGACATCCCCACTATGGAAAAATGGTGGGAGCTTGCCTATCCTGATGAGGAATACAGGAAGGAGGTCTATTCATCATGGATGGATTCCTGCAGATCGGTCATACGTGGCGAAAAGTTATGCAGATCCGAATGGAAGGTAAGCTGCAAAGATGGTTCTGTAAAGAATATAGAGTTCCATTTTACTAAAACCGATGGCGACCAGGGGATGCTTATCTTCAACGATGTGACCTCTAAAAAAGAAGCTGAAAAGGCCCTTTTCCTGGATGAGTCCCGGCTGGAAGCGTTGCTGGAACTTAATAATATGATTGACTCAAATATCCGTGAGATCACTCTCTTTGCCCTGGAGGAAGCTGTGAAACTTACCCGGAGCAAGATCGGTTATATTGGTTTTCTCAGTGAGGATGAATCAATTATAACAATGCATTCCTGGTCCAGAAATGCCATGCAAACGTGTGAGATCAAGGACAGACCCATAGAGTACAGGGTGGCTGATACGGGGATATGGGGTGAGCCGATACGTCAGCGAAAGCCCATCATAATAAATGACTTCTCAGCCGACCATCCCCTGAAGAAAGGCTACCCTGAAGGCCATGTGAGCATCAGCAGCCATCTTGGGGTACCAGTATTCGATAATGACAATATAGTTGTAATTGCAGGTGTCGGCAATAAGGAAGGCGACTATGACAGTTCTGATGTCCGGCAGATAACCCTGCTCATGAAAGGCATGTGGAACATCGTTAAGAAAAAACGGGATGATGATAAGTTCAGGGAATATGCAGAGGAACTGGCAAGGAAGAACAAGGAACTTGAGTCTCTTGACATCATGAAGAACGAGTTCCTCTCAAACCTCACCCATGAACTCAAAACACCACTGATATCCATAAAAGGTTATGCAGAACTGCTCCATGAAGGACAGCTTGGTTCTCTGAACAATAGCCAGAGCAAGAGTGTGGGCAACATAGTCATGAGTGCCGAAAAGCTGCACAAAAGGATCGACTCCCTGCTATGTATGCAGAATGTGCAGTCCGGCAATATACAATACGACATTGATGTTATCCATGTCAGCGATGTTCTGGAAAAAGTGTTATATGAGACCAATCTCTTCCAGGGTGACAGTCTGCCTGAAATTAAAAGGAATTTCCCGGCTTCTCTGCCCTTTGTGCTTGGTAACCTTAACTATATTGAAATGGTATTCTCTCACCTTCTGGAAAATGCCGTTAAATTCACCCCGGTCTCCGGGGAGATCACGGTCTCAGCTTATCCTAAAAATGGCTGTCTGCATGTAGTTTTCAAGGATACGGGCATCGGTATTCCTAAAGAGCGGATGCCGGATCTTTTCAGACGCTTCTATCAGGTGGACGGTTCGATGACCCGCAAATATGGTGGAAACGGGGTCGGACTATATCTCTGTAAGAGTATCGTTGAAGGTCATGGAGGTACCATAAGGCTGGAAAGCGAACCTGATACCGGTACACAGGTCGAGGTAATTCTGCCTGTAATGAAGCCAACCGACACTTATTAA
- a CDS encoding transcriptional regulator, with product MTKEILIHQIVDVLKQAGFIVSKRCNIRPRSFDLAARNAETLLFCKVLYNIDGLNEETAKEMRCLARYLGGSALLVGAKTRDQLLEDSVVYMRYDIPAVNLQTFYDYFVENIPPLVSASPGGLYVSIDGDVLKEARQKVSMSLGSLASELGVSRRTISKYEDGNMDASIDIVLHLEEILDVALAQSIDLLQRFDKHGRIEIAPEEIVEKHIIEKQTPDDGILNMLHMLGYQVMSTSQAPFKAISRDTCDTLLTGISNYSSAMIKRADLMSSISCVTMTKSVFIINGKIKTQTVENTVLIEKRELDQLAGTEELAELIDERTKKPSVKDIKV from the coding sequence ATGACGAAAGAAATTCTAATACATCAGATCGTTGATGTATTAAAACAGGCAGGATTCATCGTTTCAAAACGCTGTAACATAAGACCCAGAAGTTTTGACCTGGCGGCCAGGAATGCTGAAACACTTCTTTTCTGTAAGGTATTATACAATATTGACGGCCTCAATGAAGAAACCGCAAAGGAGATGAGATGTCTTGCAAGATACCTTGGAGGCTCCGCACTGCTTGTCGGAGCAAAGACCCGGGATCAGCTGCTGGAAGACAGCGTTGTCTATATGCGCTATGACATACCTGCAGTCAATTTACAGACCTTTTATGATTATTTTGTAGAGAATATACCGCCTCTTGTATCCGCTTCGCCCGGAGGGCTCTATGTATCCATTGACGGGGATGTGCTAAAAGAAGCACGCCAGAAGGTTTCTATGTCACTGGGATCACTTGCCTCAGAGCTCGGAGTCTCACGCAGGACTATCAGCAAATATGAAGATGGCAACATGGATGCTTCAATTGACATCGTCCTGCACCTTGAAGAGATACTTGATGTGGCACTGGCGCAATCCATTGATCTGCTGCAACGCTTTGATAAGCATGGAAGGATTGAGATCGCACCGGAAGAGATTGTTGAAAAACATATTATTGAAAAGCAGACACCTGATGATGGAATACTGAACATGCTCCACATGCTTGGTTATCAGGTTATGTCTACCAGCCAGGCACCCTTTAAGGCCATCTCAAGGGATACATGTGACACATTGCTCACAGGAATCAGTAACTATAGCAGTGCAATGATAAAGCGTGCGGATCTTATGAGCAGCATATCCTGTGTGACGATGACAAAATCAGTCTTTATTATCAACGGCAAGATCAAGACTCAGACTGTCGAGAACACAGTACTTATCGAGAAAAGGGAACTTGATCAGCTGGCCGGAACAGAGGAGCTTGCAGAGCTTATCGATGAGAGGACGAAGAAGCCCAGCGTGAAAGATATAAAAGTCTGA
- the purN gene encoding phosphoribosylglycinamide formyltransferase has product MTTKIAVLVSGRGSNLQSVIDNIESGYIRDAEIKVVISDVGDAYALERARKHGIPAVFTDPLSFENKPAFELEILKTLKEHNIDLILLAGYMRIVGKEIISAYPNRIINIHPALLPAFKGLHAQQQAFKYGVKVSGCTVHFVDEGMDTGPIIIQKCVPVLEDDTADTLAARILEQEHKIFPEAVKLFAEGKLKVEGRIVVHT; this is encoded by the coding sequence ATGACTACCAAGATAGCAGTGCTTGTTTCAGGAAGGGGCTCCAATCTGCAGTCTGTGATAGACAATATAGAAAGCGGTTATATCCGGGACGCAGAAATTAAGGTCGTTATCAGCGACGTCGGAGATGCCTATGCTCTTGAACGAGCCCGCAAACACGGGATTCCTGCTGTTTTTACGGATCCTTTATCTTTTGAGAACAAGCCGGCCTTTGAGCTGGAAATATTGAAGACCCTTAAGGAGCACAATATCGATCTGATCCTTCTTGCAGGCTATATGCGCATTGTAGGAAAGGAGATAATCAGCGCCTATCCGAACAGGATCATAAATATCCATCCTGCACTGCTTCCGGCATTTAAGGGACTGCATGCACAGCAGCAGGCTTTCAAATACGGTGTAAAGGTATCGGGATGTACTGTTCATTTTGTTGATGAGGGTATGGATACAGGACCGATAATCATTCAGAAATGCGTACCTGTCCTTGAAGACGATACCGCTGACACCCTTGCGGCACGTATCCTTGAACAGGAACACAAGATATTTCCCGAGGCTGTGAAGCTTTTTGCTGAGGGTAAGCTTAAAGTGGAAGGCAGGATTGTAGTACACACATAA
- the glyA gene encoding serine hydroxymethyltransferase: protein MSYISEVDPEIAEALKLEANRQDYKLNLIASENYASRAVMEAQGSVMTNKYAEGYSGKRYYGGCEYVDIAEDLAIERAKEIFGAEHVNVQPHSGSGANMACYFSVLKPGDTIMSMDLSHGGHLSHGSPVNFAGQLYNIVPYGVDRETEALDYDALMETAKVNKPRMIVCGASAYSRTLDFKAFREIADEVGAYLLADIAHIAGLVAAGAHPSPVPYADFVTTTTHKTLRGPRGGMVMCKEEYAKNLNKSVFPGIQGGPLMHVIAAKAVAFKEAMGEKFKADQHQTVKNANVLAKELQEKDFDIVSGGTDNHVMLLNLNKFDITGKDAEAAMSKAGIVLNKNTIPFETRSPFITSGIRIGTPAATTRGMKEEQMKEIAGYISDVINNLDKDTVLHSINSDVEQLCSGFPIYK, encoded by the coding sequence ATGTCTTATATCTCGGAAGTTGACCCAGAGATCGCCGAGGCTCTCAAGCTTGAGGCGAACCGTCAGGATTACAAATTGAACCTGATAGCATCAGAGAACTATGCAAGCCGGGCAGTAATGGAAGCACAGGGCTCTGTGATGACGAATAAATACGCTGAAGGATATTCAGGAAAACGCTACTACGGCGGATGCGAATACGTCGATATTGCAGAGGATCTTGCCATTGAGAGGGCAAAGGAAATCTTCGGTGCAGAGCATGTGAACGTCCAGCCACATTCCGGTTCCGGTGCCAATATGGCATGTTACTTCTCAGTTCTCAAGCCCGGAGATACCATCATGTCAATGGACCTCTCACACGGAGGGCACCTCTCACACGGAAGTCCCGTGAACTTTGCAGGACAGCTCTATAATATAGTACCATATGGTGTTGACAGGGAAACCGAAGCTCTTGATTACGACGCACTCATGGAGACTGCAAAGGTGAACAAGCCCCGGATGATAGTCTGTGGAGCTTCAGCATATTCAAGAACACTGGATTTCAAGGCATTCAGGGAAATAGCCGATGAGGTTGGAGCATACCTGCTTGCGGATATTGCACACATAGCAGGACTTGTTGCCGCCGGAGCACATCCAAGTCCTGTCCCTTACGCTGATTTTGTCACAACCACGACCCACAAGACCCTCAGGGGCCCCAGGGGTGGAATGGTGATGTGTAAAGAGGAGTATGCAAAGAACCTGAACAAGTCAGTTTTCCCCGGAATCCAGGGCGGACCGCTTATGCATGTCATCGCGGCTAAGGCTGTTGCATTCAAGGAAGCCATGGGAGAGAAGTTCAAAGCAGACCAGCATCAGACAGTAAAGAATGCGAATGTTCTGGCAAAAGAGCTTCAGGAAAAGGATTTCGATATAGTCTCAGGCGGAACGGACAACCATGTCATGCTCCTGAACCTGAACAAATTCGATATTACCGGCAAAGATGCAGAGGCTGCAATGAGTAAGGCAGGCATCGTGCTCAACAAGAATACCATTCCTTTCGAAACAAGAAGTCCGTTCATCACAAGCGGTATCAGGATCGGTACACCTGCGGCAACCACCAGGGGAATGAAAGAAGAGCAGATGAAGGAGATTGCAGGGTACATCAGTGATGTCATCAATAATCTCGACAAAGATACTGTCCTTCACAGCATAAACTCCGACGTGGAGCAACTCTGCAGCGGATTCCCCATATATAAATAA